A window of the Cannabis sativa cultivar Pink pepper isolate KNU-18-1 chromosome X, ASM2916894v1, whole genome shotgun sequence genome harbors these coding sequences:
- the LOC115709401 gene encoding trihelix transcription factor DF1, protein MLGDHSSGTPTGLGSSSGGGGGGDAAAESRGGNSGHELVEDHHRIIMSGNNSKNHHQQQHDDEILMSGGGGTDHRSSFGGNRWPRQETIALLKIRSEMDVAFRDASVKGPLWDDVSRKLAELGYHRSAKKCKEKFENVYKYHKRTKDGRTGKSDGKTYRFFDQLEALDHHQLISSFSSSSSSPPPPPPPQPQLNIPKPHQPAATASAIPPPPPSNNNSPIMAPLPQNITTSSTTTVPSIGTTAMNISFQSPFVSANPTATTSILPPPAPIISSAAMNPPPPTATTTAAATATFMRNISADLVSNSMTSSSSTSSDDNDHDQEMEDVEIGRRSRKRKRKWKDFFERLMKEVIQRQEDLQKKFLEAIEKREQERMVREEAWRLQEMSRINREREILAQERSFAAAKDAAVMSFLQKVSEQQQQNNNNDNPAATTATTATVAAPILNNKVIQTAVQSTPPRPQPQPQQQPPPQQQPRPPQPLVVSENVKKSTNENNVIITNNSSMVVAAEGSGGGMSSSRWPKTEVLALIQLRTNLDSKYQENGPKGPLWEEISSAMKKLGYNRNPKRCKEKWENINKYFKKVKESNKKRPEDSKTCPYFHQLDALYRMKNNKYYDSSASAAVASANKAENSIPLMVQPEQQWPPAPLQPENNNNNNQINTRLEDDDEDEEDEDMEEEEEDDEDEGGNNYELVANKASTTTVNAVE, encoded by the exons ATGCTGGGGGATCACTCAAGTGGTACCCCAACTGGGTTAGGAAGCTCTTCGGGTGGCGGTGGCGGTGGCGATGCGGCGGCTGAATCGAGGGGTGGTAATTCAGGTCATGAATTAGTAGAAGATCATCATAGAATAATAATGAGTGGTAATAATAGCAAAaatcatcatcaacaacaacatgaTGATGAGATTTTAATGAGTGGTGGTGGTGGTACGGATCATAGAAGCAGCTTTGGTGGTAATCGGTGGCCGAGGCAAGAGACTATTGCTCTTTTGAAGATACGTTCTGAAATGGACGTTGCTTTTCGAGATGCATCTGTTAAAGGTCCATTGTGGGATGATGTTTCaag GAAGCTAGCTGAGCTTGGTTATCATCGAAGCGCCAAGAAATGTAAGGAGAAATTCGAAAACGTTTACAAGTATCACAAAAGAACCAAAGATGGCCGAACTGGTAAATCCGACGGAAAAACGTATCGATTCTTCGATCAATTAGAAGCTCTAGATCATCATCAACTCATCTCTTCtttctcatcatcatcatcttcaccaCCACCTCCGCCGCCTCCGCAGCCACAGCTAAATATTCCCAAACCTCATCAACCAGCTGCAACAGCATCGGCAATACCGCCGCCGCCACCGAGCAATAATAATAGTCCAATAATGGCGCCATTGCCTCAAAATATTACTACTAGTAGTACTACTACTGTTCCATCGATTGGTACTACTGCCATGAACATCTCATTTCAATCTCCGTTTGTTTCAGCAAACCCTACTGCTACTACTTCGATTTTACCACCACCGGCGCCGATAATATCTTCGGCGGCAATGAATCCTCCTCCTCCTACTGCTACTACTACTGCTGCGGCTACAGCTACATTTATGAGAAATATTTCAGCGGATCTTGTTTCGAATTCGATGACGTCATCGTCTTCTACGTCTTCTGATGATAACGATCATGATCAGGAGATGGAAGATGTTGAAATTGGGAGGAGGAGTaggaagaggaagaggaagTGGAAGGATTTCTTTGAGAGATTGATGAAGGAAGTGATTCAGAGACAAGAAGATTTGCAGAAGAAGTTTCTGGAAGCTATTGAGAAACGAGAGCAAGAGAGAATGGTTAGGGAAGAAGCTTGGAGGTTGCAAGAGATGTCCAGAATTAATCGCGAAAGAGAAATTTTAGCTCAAGAAAGATCTTTCGCGGCCGCCAAAGACGCTGCCGTCATGTCATTTCTTCAAAAAGTTTCCGAACAGCAAcagcaaaataataataacgaCAATCCCGCCGCCACCACTGCCACCACCGCCACCGTTGCCGCCCCAATTTTAAACAATAAGGTTATCCAAACGGCAGTGCAATCCACTCCTCCTCGGCCACAACCGCAACCGCAACAACAGCCACCGCCACAGCAACAGCCGCGGCCGCCACAGCCATTAGTGGTGAGTGAAAATGTTAAGAAATCAACAAATGAGAACAATGTCATCATCACCAACAACAGTTCAATGGTGGTGGCCGCGGAGGGTTCAGGAGGAGGAATGAGCTCATCGCGGTGGCCAAAAACGGAGGTTTTAGCTCTAATCCAGTTAAGAACAAATCTGGATTCAAAGTATCAAGAAAACGGTCCCAAAGGACCGCTCTGGGAAGAAATATCTTCAGCAATGAAGAAACTCGGGTACAATCGCAATCCCAAGAGATGCAAGGAAAAATGGGAGAACATTAACAAATACTTCAAGAAAGTTAAAGAGAGCAACAAAAAACGTCCAGAAGATTCCAAGACATGTCCTTACTTTCACCAATTGGACGCTCTCTACAGAATGAAGAATAATAAGTATTACGATTCTTCCGCTTCTGCTGCTGTGGCCTCAGCAAATAAAGCGGAGAATTCGATTCCGCTTATGGTTCAGCCGGAGCAGCAATGGCCGCCTGCTCCGCTGCAACCCgagaacaataataataataatcagatTAATACGCGATTGgaggatgatgatgaagatgaggaAGATGAAGATatggaagaggaagaagaagatgatgaagatgaaggtGGGAATAATTATGAATTGGTGGCTAATAAGGCTTCCACTACTACTGTTAATGCAGTTGAGTGA